The sequence below is a genomic window from Polaribacter vadi.
CAATAAAGACTATTTACCTTCCACATATACTTTAAAATTATCTAAATAAAGTTGACTTTGAGCTTCTAATTTATCAGCAAAAAAAGGCAACATACAAGACATAATATACGATTTGCTATTACAAGCTGAATTCAAATTTATAGTAGTAATCCCATAATTTTCAGAAAAAGTATAATCGTCTTTTTTTAACATATTCTCAGCATCAAAAAACAAAGTAACTTTTTCATTAGGCACATAAGCCATTACTTTTTGAGTCATTTTAATTTCTTGATCTTGATTTTCTACTACAATATCATAAACACTACCCGTTTTTCCATAATTTTCGTTTACAACTTCAAATTTTTTAATTTCTGGAATCCAATTTTTGGTGTTTTCTGGACTATTAAATTCAGCAAAAACAACTTCAATTGGTTTCTTTATAGAAACTGTTGCTTGATATGTTGTTTCTTTTACAATAATGCCTGTCGCAAAAAAGGCTAATGTTAAAATAACAATAATGGTTAAAATTACTTTTACAGTTTTCATAATTTAATAAAATATTTTACAAATTTTAAGAGCTATTGGTTTAAAAAAAAGTGTTTCCTATGCCAAATAAAATGGCAAACAGAAAAGTACTTAAAGCTACTTTTTTTAATTCACTATCTAAAGTTGCAGGAATTTTATTTGCTGCAACCGTTTTTATATTTTTTATCAACGGAATAAAAGCTACCAAAAAAATTAATTGATATGGAGATTCGTAATTTGAAAAGACGTAAATTAAAGCTGTAATTAAAGCTCCAATAATTAGAGAATAATGATATTTTTTTGCTTTATTAGTTCCTAATTTTACAACTAATGTATTTTTATTATTTTTTTTATCTTCTTCTCTATCTCTTAAATTATTTAAATTTAAAACGGCTGTGCTTAACAAACCAATAGAGATTGCTGGTAAAAATATTTCAAAATTGATGGATTTTGTATATAAAAAATAACTCCCAACCACACTTACCAAACCAAAAAATAGAAATACAAAAACATCACCAAAACCAGAATATCCATAAGCAGCATTACCAACTGTGTATTTTATGGCTGCAGTAATTGAAGCTATTCCAAGAACAAAAAATAAGATTGAATACCCAAAATTATCTTTTCCGAAAGAAACATAAATTAATAATAAAGCAATAATTAAAGTGATGATGGTTGTAATAATCATCGCTGTTTTCATTTGTTTTGGCGTAATTTTTCCTGATGAAACCATTCTTGCTTCTCCAGTTCTGTTTTTATCTGAGCCTTTTACAAAATCGCCATAATCGTTTGCGAAATTGGATAAAACTTGAAAACCGATTGTGGTTAAGATTGCTAACCAAAAAATTGGCGTTAACCAAAAAGGATATTTTATACACAAAGTACTCTGTTCAAAAGCATAGAAATTCCCTAAAACACTCCCTACTATAATTCCTGAAATTGATAAAGGTAACGTACGTAAACGTGCAGCTTTTATAAAACTTTTTACATCCATGAAGTTTTGGTCGTTTCTACTTTGTATAAAGTATGATTATAAATGTTGATGGCTTCTTGAAAATCGATGCAAGGAATTTTTATTTTTCCTGATGCTGTTTGTAAAATTAAATCGGCAACATTGCTTCTTTTTTGAAAAATAGTTTGTTGCATTTTTATATTTTGAACCTTAAAAATCTCTAAATATGTAACATGAGTTTCTAATAATCCTTTGCCAACTAATAGCATTTCATCAGATATTTTATAGAAACGTTTCTTTACTTTTTTCAAAATCAAAAATACAACAATTGGGATGATTACTATCGTAGAATAGAAAATTTCGAAATTAGAAAATACTAAATATGCAATGGTATAGGAAACAATTAAAAATAAAAATGTGAAAATGAAAATTCTTCTTTTATAATAATTTTCAGGAAATTTTTTCTCATTATTTTCAACTTCACTTGGCTCAAACAAACTGGCCTTTATAATTTCTACTTGCTCTTTTTTACAACCAACAATTCGTATTAATTTATCTTTCTTTTTATTGTTCAATTTACCACTTACAGCTTGTTTAAAAGTGATAAAGGAAATGCCAATCAATCTTTTTAATGGGTTTGTAGAAATGGTAATATTTTGAATTTTCTGCTTTTTTAAAATAATGGATTTCTTAGTAAATAACCCTTGATTAATTTCAAAAGCATCTTCTTTTAAATACGCTGTTAAGTTAAAATGAACTAAAAACACTCTTACAAAAGAACTTACCAAAGCAACAACAGTTAACAATAGCAGTAAAATAATTACTAAAAAAATACTTGCAGAAATTGCATTTGTATTTTCTTCTATAAAACCATCTATCAATTCTGTTTTCCCTAAACTATCTGTAACTTGTTGTAATTGTTGTAACAAACCAATAACAATGGCAAAAAATATTAATAAATTCTGTAAATGATTTTCTGTTAAACTAACTTTAAATAGTTCTTTAACACCAATTCTAACCAAAGGTTTTGTGTGTTGTTCTTCTATAACTTCAGCTTCGCTAAGTTTTGTGTTTTTAGAAATAACTTCTTTTAAAGCTGTTGCTTTTTTAAGAGACAAAGCTTTTATTGAAATTTCTGTAGTGCTTGAACCAGCAGTTTCTATACTAACCTCAAAAACGCCAATAATTTGCTGAACAATATTTTGCTTAAAATTAATGTTTTGAATGCGATGAAAAGGAATAGCTGTATTTGTTTTTTTAAGAATACCTTGTTTTAAAATAAAGTGTTCGCTCTCTATTTTAAATTGAAAATTTTTGAATATTAAATAAGTTCTTACCAAAAAAAAGATTAGAAAAAAGGCAACTCCTGCATAAATATAAATTGCATCTACTTTGTTTGTTATTTTGGTAAAATCTTTTACAATCAAAAAAACAAGAATCCAAGTTAATTTTAGAAATTTATAAAGATGAGCAATATAAATAACTAAAATTCCTTTTGTAGATTGCCTTGAAAAAGTTGAAAAATCAAACAAATTATTCATCTATTTTTGTGCTAATAAACTCTTTAATTTGTAAAGCCTTTTCTTTGTTGATGCCTTTTATTTCTAAATCATCACTACTATCACCTGCAGTATAAACACTAATGGAAGCTAAATTAAAAATTCTAGAAAATGGTTTTTCATCAATCTCTACATGTTGAATTCTTGAAAACGGAACTGTTGTAATTGTTTTTGTAAATAAACCAGCTTTGTAAGAAATATCTTTGTCTCGAAGAACATACATTCTTTTAGGAAAACTAAAGAGTAAAAATAGAAAAATCAATCCAAAAAAAACTGTAAATGATGCGTATATATAAATTGAATATGCTGTTATTTCTTCAGTAAACGTAAATTTATCTAACAAAACCAGTCCCACAAAAAGAAAAATGAATATTAAAAAAAAATTGATTAAAATTACCTTGAAATAATTTTTATCAATTTTTGTAAATTCAACTTTAATAATATCTGGTAAAGAAACAACTTCTGAATTTTGAAAATAATCTGTCATAGAATTATTGTTGTACTACTTATTTAATAGAAACTGGCACATTGTTTCTTAACGCTTTAACAAATGCACCTTTGTATTTCTTATTTATTTGTAACCTATATTTATTAGCTTCTTTAAGAGTTTTAAAAGCACCTAAACTATATTTTACTAATGAGTTTTCATTGTAAGTTATTACATTATTAATAGCGCTAAATTTTTCACTTTTACGATCTACAGCTGCTATTTGAACTGTATAAATAAGGCCTGATGTATCAATAGAAACTTTTTTTTCTTCTATTTTAGAAACCTGTTTTTTCTCTACTTTAGGAGCTTCTTTAACCGTTTCTTTTTGTTCTATTTTTATAGCTTCTTTCGAGGCGTTTTTAAAAGTTTCTGTAGGAGTTTTTTGAGTAATTTCTTCAGGAACTTCTTCTAAAGTTTCTGTGGTTATTTGCTTTGTTGCTTCGTCAATTTGAAGTTGTGTTAAAGTATTACTATCAGATTTACGAATCATTTCTGGATACTCTGGTTCAGGAATATTCATGTTTCTTCTGTCTTTCTGCTTTTTTGAGCAAGAAAAACTGACTAATAAAAAACAACATAAAACCCCTACAATCTTCATAAATCTATAAATTATTTGCCTCAGCAATTAATTCTGCAATATCTCTTACAATTACACTGTCTTCTTTTTCTTTAAATTTTATACCATCTGTCATCATTGTATTACAATAAGGACAACCAGTTGCAATTATTTGAGGATTGGTTTTTAAAGCTTCCTCTGTTCTTAAAACATTTATTTCTTTATCACCTTTTTCTGCATCTTTAAACATTTGTGCACCTCCAGCTCCACAACATAAAGCTGTTTCTTTACTGCGTTTCATTTCTGTTAAATTTACACCTAATCTTCTAATTAAATCTCTTGGAGATTCATACACTTCATTAGCTCTACCTAAATAACAAGGATCGTGAAACGTAACTCTTTTTCCTTTTAAATTGGTATCATCAATCTTTAAACGACCTTCTGAAATTAAATTTTGAATGAATTGCGTATGATGAAAAACTTCATATTTTCCTCCTAAAGAAGGATATTCGTTTTTTAATGTATTGAAAGAATGAGGATCGCAAGTCACGATTTTTTTGACTTCATAACCATTTAAAACTTCGATATTCATCATGGCTTGCATTTGAAACAAAAACTCGTTTCCTGCTCTTTTTGCAGCATCTCCAGTAGATGATTCTTCCACACCTAAAACTGCAAAATCTACGTTTGCTTGATGTAAAATTTTTACAAATGCTCTACTTATTTTTTTTGCTCTATCATCATAACTTCCTGCAGCACCAACCCAAAACAACACTTCTGGTTGTTTTCCTTGAGCCATCATATCTGCCATTTTTGGTACGTTCATTTCGTGTTGTTTAATTGTTTAACTGTTGAAACGTGTAATTGTATATTTGTTGGTTCTTAAAGTAATTTTACAAAAAAGCAAAATCAATAAAACTAACATTTACTAAAAACTGTAAACTATTTTATTTATTTAGTGGTTAACTGCAAACTGTTACTGATTACTGCCAACTTCTTTTTTACTCTTCATTTGCCCAATTCAACCTATCTTGTTGATTGTAAGCCCAAGGAGCACCATTGTTTTCGATGTTGGTCATCATCATATTTAATTCTTGTGGAGCTGCACTTTTTTCCATTACTAAATATCTTCTCATATCCATAATGATTGATAATGGATCGATATTTACAGGACATTCTTCTACACAAGCATTACAACTTGTACAAGCCCAAAGTTCCTCTTCTAAAATATAATCGTTTAAAAGTTGTTTTCCATCATCTACAAAAGTACCTTTATTTGCATCTATATTTCTACCAACTTCTTCTAGCCTGTCTCTTGTGTCCATCATAATTTTACGAGGAGACAATTTTTTACCAGTTAAGTTTGCAGGACATGCAGAAGTACATCGTCCACATTCTGTACATGTGTATGCATTTAGTAACTGCACCCAACTTAAATCTGCAACATCACTTGCTCCAAATTTTTCTGGAACAGCTTCTTCTTCACCTTCAGCTGGCATTGCATAAGGATCTGCATCAGGATCCATCATTAATTTTACTTCGTTTGTAACCGATTCTAAATTATTGAATTGTCCTTTTGGTTTTAAATTTGCAAAATATGTGTTTGGAAACGCTAATAAAATGTGTAAATGTTTAGAATAATATAGGTAATTTAAGAATATTAAAATACCACCAATATGAAGCCACCAAGCAGTTCTTTCTACAGTATGGATCGTTTCTGGTGTAAAACCATCGAACAATGGTGCCACAAATTGACTTATTGGATTTCCAATTCCTGCTTGTTGAAATGGAACGTCTGTTGCATTCATCACTATAAAAAGCGACATTAGAACTATTTCAAAATAAATGATATAATTTGCATCATTTTTAGGCCATCCTTTTAATTCTCTATTTAAAAAACGTTTGATGTTTGCAACATTTCTTCGTAACCAAAAAATGATAACAGCTACAAAAACTAATGCTGCTAAAATTTCGAAAGTACCAATTAAAAATGCGTAAAAACCATCGCCAATAATGCCTTGAAATACTCTATGAGTACCTAGTAAACCATCAATAATAATTTCTAAAACTTCTATATTTATAATTATAAAGCCAATATAAACAACGATATGAAGAAGTCCTGACAAAGGTCTTTTTACCATTTTAGATTGCCCAATGGCAATCATTAACATATTTTTTAGGCGTTCAGATTTATTGTCTGTTCTGTCTACGTCTTTCCCTAATTTGATATTTCTTGATAATTTCCTGACATTCATCACAAAAAAACCAATACCAACAGCTAAAATGATCGCAAAAAGTATATTTGGCAAATATTGCATAGTTGTTTTTTAAAATACTATTGTTTTAACTCTTCAATTTGTTCTTTTAATTCCTTTAATTCTTGCAATTGATTTTCTGCAGGCGAATATTCTTTTGGTTTTTTGCCAAATAAAGAAAAATGAACATATCGTTTTGGATTTAATTTTAAATCTCTTAATAGCTCTTCTAATTCTTTGGTTGCAGCTTCAATATTACGATACAACTCCTCGTCATTAATTAATTTACCAATAGAACCAGAATTGGAGTTCATTTTTTCTGATAAATTATTAAAATTATCTACAGCGTTTTCTGCTTTTTTAACAATATTATTGATGTTAACGGTTGTTAAACTATCAGAAATTTTACTTAAATTTCCTGTAATATTTTTAGTATTCTGAAGTGTTACTTTAAGATTATCTTGATTATCAACAACAAGCAAATTCACCTTTCTTACAGTTTCTCTTAAATCTGCAATAATGGCTGCTATGTTGCTAATAGAACCATTTACTCCATCAATAGTTTCATCATTTAATATTCTATTTACACCACTAAATAAAGTATCTGCTCTTACAATAACTTTTTCTAGTTTATCTTGTAGAGGATCTAATCTTTCTCCAATAGAAGTAAATAAACTTTCTTCAATTTTACCTTCAAGTGTATCTCCTGAAACAGCCATTTCACCTTCGTAACTAGGAATAATAGCCAAACTTGAAGCTGCTAATGGATTAGGAGAATAAATTCTAACAACACTTTTTCTAGAGAATTGAAAATCGTTTTCAACTGAAAAAGTAACAATTAATTCACCTCTTTTTTCTGGAGTTGTATTAAACTCTATTTCATTAACCTGGCCAACTTTTAAACCGTTTAAAGTTACTGAACTTGCTCTGTTAAGACCACCAATTTTAGAATATTCCACTTGGAATTTTCGTGCTTTACCATCTAACAAGTCATGCCCTTTTAAAAAATTGAACCCCCAAACGAAGGTTACAACTATTAAAACAACTATAATTCCTGTTTTTAATTCTTTAGACATACATAGAAATTTGATAACAATATTACTGAATATTTTTGTTTGATACTGGCAAATTTAAGGCATTTTATTCACTTCTTTTACAGATATTTTTTCACCATTTTTAAAAGCTACAACAAAGGCAGATGTATAGCCTTTCTTTTTAGCAATACTTAACGACGCTATAACATCTTTGTATGAGGAAGTTACACCATAATAGTATTTATAATAAGACCCTACCTTTACTCTTTCAACATTTGTTAATCCTTTAAAATTATAAGATTTTGTTTCAATTTTATTTCTTCCAGATGCTAATTGCACCTTAAATTCAACATCATTCTTAGAGGTTTCAACTATATCTTTTTCAGAAATTTTATCGATAACAGTATTTATTTTTAAATTGCTAACATAATTTTCAATAGCATCTGCAATTGATTTACTCATTTGCAATTGCCCTTTTTTAGAATTTAAATATCTACCTTCATTTTTGTTTGTTAAAAAACCTAATTCTACCAAAACACTTGGCATAATAGTTTCTCTTAAAACTTGAAAATTATCTTGTTTTACTTTTCGATCATTTCTTTTTAATTTAAAAGTAAAGTTATTCTGTATAAGACTTGCAATTTCTAAACTTTTATCTAAATTTTCTTCTTGTAAAAGTGATAATCCAACTACTGACTCTACTGAATTCGCATCAAAACCTACATACCTATCCTTAAAATTATCTTCTAAAAGAATACTAGAGTTTTCTCTTTTGGCAATTTCTAGATTTTTTTTGTTCCCTCTTAACCCTAAAACAAAAGTTCCTGCTCCATATGCATTAGACGTATGAGAATCGCAATGAATAGATACAAACAAATCTGCTTTTGCACTATTGGCAACATCTCCTCTTTTCCATAAATCTATAAAAACATCTTTGTCTCTTGTATAAAGAACTTTAATATCTTTATTTTTCTTTAATTCGTTCCCAACACTTAAAGCAACCTTTAACGCAATATTTTTTTCTTTATATCCGTTTCCTAAATTCCCAGGATCTTTACCTCCATGACCTGCATCAATTACAATCGTGTATTTTTTTTGCGCATTTATGGTAAATCCTGCAAATAAAAAGACAAGCGAAAATGTTAAAAAAACAAGTTTTTTAAATTTGGTATTAATTTTGTTAGTTTGTGAAAAGTTCATCAATAAAATTTAACTAATTTTGGCATCATTAATTTTGTGTTTCAATTATTGAGCCATACTTTTACTTTTATACAAAAATAGCATATATAGCATTGCAATCAAACCTATCATACCTACTTTTATTTTGTTGTATCTTTTTTATAAAGATTAGTTTTGCACAAGATATAAAAACGACAGAAAAAATTGTAATCTCCTCTGTGCAAAGAGATTACATAAATTTACAGAAGAAAGATTCTTTAGTAACTATCAAAAAAGATAGCATCATTTTAAAAAAAGACAGCATACTTCTAAAAAATAAAGACTCAATTGTAAACGATTCTATAAAACCGAAGGAAAGTATTGATGATATCATTACGCATATTGCCCAAGATTATACCATACAAAATGCGAAAGAAAAAACCGTAACTTTATATAATGAGGCGAATATTACCTATACAGATATCGATTTAAAATCAGGGATTATTATTATTGATTATAAAAAAAACACGCTATTTGCTAAAGGAATAAAAGATAGCACAGGCTATGTGCAAAGACCTGTTTTTAAACAAGGTGGACAAGAATCTGAACAGGATTCCATTCTTTATAACTTTAAAAGTAAACGAGCATTAATTTATGGTTTAAAAACCAAACAAGGAGAAATGTTTACCTATGGAGAGAAAACAAAGCAGGTAAATGATTCTACTATTTATATTCGAAAAATAAGATTTACAACCTCAGAAAAAGAGGTTCCAGATTATTATATTAGTACAGATAAAGCAAAATTAGTTCCTGGAAAAAAAATTATTGTTGGTCTAAGTAATTTAGTTTTGGCAGATGTGCCAACTCCTCTTTTTTTACCTTTTGCTTATTTTCCAATGACAGAAACTAGTGTTTCTGGATTTTTAATTCCTGCTTTTGATACAGGAAGTAGCACCAGAGGTGTTGGTTTGCAAAATGGTGGTTATTATTTTGCAATTAACGATTATGTAGATTTAACTTTAACTGGAGATGCTTGGGCAAATGGAAGTTGGGGTTTAAGAACTAATTCTAATTATAATAAACGTTATAGGTTTAATGGTACTTTTAGTTTTAATTATGAAAACATAATTAACGGAATTCGAGGTTTTGATGATTTTGATAAAAGAAGTAATTTTAATATAAGATGGAATCATAGTCAGGATTCTAAAGCAAGTCCTAATTCGAGATTTTCTGCCTCTGTGAATTTAGGAAGTAGCCGATTTTTTAGAGAATCTTTAAATCAGTTTAACCTGAATCAAAATCAAAATAACACTTTTAACTCTTCTGTTAATTATAGTAAAACATTTGTTGGAACACCTTTTAATATGGCTGTTACAGCTTCTCATCAACAAAATACAAATACGGAAAGTATAATAATGACCTTACCATCGTTAACTTTAAATATGAATAGAGTTTACCCATTTGCAGGAAAAGATGGTGTAAAAAAGAATCCAATTCAAAAATTAGGTTTTAATTATAATATGCAAGGTCAATATTTAATTAACACTACAGATGATGAGTTTTTTACCAGTAAAATGTTTGAAACAGCAAGATCTGGTATTCAACATAAAACTAGTACCAATACCAATATTAAAGCATTTAAATATTTTACATTATCACCAAGTGTAAATTATGAGGAAACTTGGCAGTTTGATTATATTGATAAAAAATATGATGAAACTAATAATGTGATTATTACAGATACTTTAAGAGGCTTTAAATCGTATAGAGAATATAATATGGGCGTTAGTTTGTCTACTAATATCTATGGAACTTTCAACTTTAAAAAAGGGAGATTAAAAGCCATAAGGCATACTATTAGACCTACAGTTTCTTATTCTTACAGACCAGATTTTAAAGATAATTATCTTGAGCAAGTTCAACAAACTGCAAACCCTTTAGATGTTATAGATTATACTGTTTTTGATCAAGGTATTTATGGATCTCCATCTGGAGGTTTAAGCAATTCTATTGGGCTTTCTTTAAACAATGTTTTAGAGGCAAAAATGGCACCTAAAGATCCTGATAGTGATGAGGAAGATGAAAAAATAATGATTTTAAATAATTTAAATTTTAATACTTCTTATAATATTGCTGCAGATAGTTTACGATGGTCTAATGTTACCTTTAGTGCTGGAACAAGACTTTTTAAAGATAAATTAGCCTTAAACTTCACTGGTTCTTTAGATCCTTATCAGGTAAATGAAAATGGTAGGAGAATTGATAAGTTTAACCCTGGAATTTTTAGATTATCAAATGCTAATTTAACAGCTAACTATTCAATTTCTAGTTCCGACTTTGATAAAAGTAACAAAGACAATGAAAATAAGAATAACAATGCTAATGGAAACAATAATCCTCCAGATACAATGGGTGCAGATATAGACCCAACAGACAGACAAGGAAGACAAGATTCAAGAGATATTGGAGGTGGAACTAAAAAAACAGATTTATATAAAGGTAAAATTCCTTGGACTGTAAACTTAGTATATGCTGCAACTTACTCTAACAATGGTTTAATTCCAGGAACTGTTGGTGTGCACACTTTAGGTTTTAGTGGTAATGTGGATTTATCACCAAAATGGAAAGTTGGTTATTCTTCTGGTTATGATGTTAAAAATGGTGCTTTTTCTTTCTCAAGATTTAACTTTACAAGAGATTTAGATAGCTGGCAATTTAATTTTAACTGGGTTCCTTTTGGTTCACAGTCCTCTTATACCTTTTTTATTGGTGTAAAATCATCTACTCTAGCAGACTTAAAGTGGGATAAAAATAAACCACCAGATAGATTGTTCTAGTTGGAAGTTTGAAGTTTGAAGTTTGAAGTTTGAAGTTTGAAGTTTGAAGTTTGAAGTTTGAAGTTTGAAGTTAAATTAAAAAAAAAGAAATCTATTTAAAAAGAATAATCCTAAACATTTTGAAACTTATATAAATGAAAAAAATAATATCAACTACAAAAGCACCTGCTCCTATTGGGCCTTATAACCAAGCAATTTTAAGCGGAAATACATTATATACTTCTGGACAAATAGCAATTAACCCAGCAACTGGAGAATTGGTTTTAGATTCTATTGAAGCTGAAACAACACAAGTAATGGAAAATATGAAAGAAGTTTTAGCTGCTGCTGATATGACTTTTGAAGATGTTATAAAATCATCTATTTTTATTGCTGATATGAATCAGTTTGCTAAAATAAATACGGTTTATGGTTCTTATTTTAATGAAGAAACTGCGCCTGCAAGAGAAACTGTTGAAGTTGCAAACTTACCAAAATTTGTAAACGTAGAAATTAGTATGATTGCTGTGAAGTAGTTTTTAGTTTTTAGTTTTTAGTTTTTAGTTTTTAGTTTTTAGTGAAAATGAAAACTTTGAAATTAAACAAACAATAAAAAACCTGATAGAAAATTAATTCTATCAGGTTTTTATATTTATATGAAATTGTTGTTACTATAAAGTAGCAGCATATTCAATTAAGTCAACTATTTTAGTTGAATATCCCATTTCATTATCATACCAAGAAATAACTTTTACAAAATTATCATTTAAAGCAATACCAGCTTTAGCATCAAAAATTGAAGTTCTTGTATCACCAACAAAATCTTGAGAAACTACTAAATCTTCAGTATAACCTAAAATACCTTTCATTTCTTCGCTTTCTGAAGCTGTTTTCATTGCTGCACAAATTTCTTCATACGTTGCTGATTTTTCTAACTTTACAGTTAAATCTACCACAGAAACATCCATAGTTGGTATTCTAAAAGCCATACCTGTTAATTTACCATTCATTGCAGGAATTACTTTTCCTACTGCTTTTGCAGCTCCAGTAGAAGAAGGAATTACGTTACCAATTGCAGAACGTCCACCTCTCCAATCTTTTACAGAAGGTCCATCAACAGTATTTTGTGTTGCAGTTGCAGCGTGTACAGTTGTCATTAAACCTTCAACAATACCAAAGTTATCATTTAAAACTTTTGTTATTGGTGCTAAACAGTTTGTTGTACAAGATGCGTTAGAAAAAATCTTTTGATCTGCTTTTAATTCTTTATTATTTACACCCATAACAAACATTGGTGTATGATCTTTAGATGGTGCAGATAAAACAACTTTTTTAGCTCCTGCTAATAAGTGCTTTCCAGCAGTTTCTTCTGTTAAGAAAAAACCTGTAGATTCAATTACGTAATCTGCATCAACTTCATTCCACTTTAAATTTGCTGGATCTCTTTCTGCAGTAATTCTAATTTCGTTTCCATTAACAACTAATTTACCATCTTTTACTTCAACAGTTCCATCAAATTGACCATGAACTGAATCGTATTTTAACATATATGCTAAATAATCTACATCTAATAAATCGTTTATTGCTACTACTTGAACGTTATCTCTTAAAACTGAAGATCTAAATGCTAATCTTCCTATTCTTCCAAATCCGTTAATTCCTACTTTTATCATTATTACTTAATTTTAAATATTATGTGGTCATTATATCTGACACACGAATTAATTCTTTATTTATCTTTGATTGTCCTTTTATGGCTTTACTTAAAGGAGTTACAGCTATTTTATCGTTAATTAAACCAACCATTAAGTTCGATTTACCATCCAATAAAGATTCTACTGCTTTTACCCCCATTCTACTTGCCAAAACTCTATCGAAACAAGAAGGTGAACCACCTCTTTGCATGTGTCCTAAAACCGATACTCGAACATCGTATTCTGGTAAATGTTCGTTTACGTAATCTTTTAATTCAAATACGTTTTTACCTGTTTTATCACCTTCTGCAACAATTACAATACTCGACGATTTTCCAGATTCTTTACTTCTCTTTAAAGATTCTAACAAACGCTCTAAACCTAAATCTTCTTCAGGTATTAGAATTTCTTCTGCTCCTGCTCCAACACCAACGTTTAATGCAATATGTCCCACATCTCTTCCCATTACTTCAACAAAAAACAATCTGTTATGAGAGGATGCTGTATCTCTAATTTTATCGATAACTTCTACTGCATTGTTTAAAGCTGTATCATACCCTAAAGTAT
It includes:
- the pfkA gene encoding 6-phosphofructokinase, encoding MEKIKKIGVMTSGGDSPGMNAAIRSVVRTCAYYKIECAGIYRGYEGMIEGDFIELNARSVKGIINKGGTFLKSARSKQFMTKEGRQKAYDALKAANIDALVVIGGDGTFTGALIFNKEFGFPIMGIPGTIDNDIAGTTHTLGYDTALNNAVEVIDKIRDTASSHNRLFFVEVMGRDVGHIALNVGVGAGAEEILIPEEDLGLERLLESLKRSKESGKSSSIVIVAEGDKTGKNVFELKDYVNEHLPEYDVRVSVLGHMQRGGSPSCFDRVLASRMGVKAVESLLDGKSNLMVGLINDKIAVTPLSKAIKGQSKINKELIRVSDIMTT